The Spartobacteria bacterium genome includes a window with the following:
- a CDS encoding glycosyltransferase — protein MADFDKKPKIALWFRYGPAEHTELFHAIPKIIAYLSDRAEVHYYGLKSEKPIPELIEQKCQVHHLPFFVDRTNTRDKFLKTALWVLCMPIIGLKCRMQGVDAVYIDETVPLTALLARIFYGPNVAFTVADFFTDIYFQKKGITQFVGRVVRAIDTRSWKRIPLFFTRAKSTRTYLASLDIPESHVCPVYDPCDFSIYFPIKASQRFAARADLGIEPEHVVLVHHGILHPNKGNERIIRALATMKGKQPNLRYLLVGDGPDMDHLKRLTRELEMDDVVLFTGWLPTLKDVNNALNAGDIGLVMRTGQQSDDFHMTGALVHSMATGLPVISAHLAGVAEVIHDNENGFLFAPDNMDEFCAKLTQLIETPGIRAEFGQKTLTLAHEIFDMESVVRSTCIPLLALANRHKGNAESRKELIK, from the coding sequence ATGGCAGATTTTGATAAAAAACCAAAAATAGCGTTGTGGTTTCGATATGGGCCTGCTGAGCACACGGAACTCTTTCATGCTATTCCGAAGATTATTGCGTATCTTTCGGATCGTGCCGAAGTTCATTATTATGGATTGAAAAGTGAAAAACCTATTCCTGAACTGATTGAACAAAAATGTCAGGTGCATCACCTTCCTTTTTTTGTCGATCGCACGAATACGCGGGATAAGTTCTTAAAAACAGCCTTATGGGTTTTATGTATGCCAATCATTGGTTTAAAATGCCGCATGCAGGGTGTTGATGCCGTTTACATTGACGAAACAGTCCCGCTTACTGCTTTACTTGCACGCATTTTCTATGGGCCTAATGTGGCGTTTACGGTTGCGGATTTCTTCACTGATATTTATTTTCAAAAAAAAGGGATCACGCAGTTTGTTGGGCGCGTTGTTCGGGCCATTGACACGCGGAGCTGGAAGCGTATTCCGCTCTTTTTCACACGGGCTAAAAGTACGCGCACATATTTAGCATCACTCGATATACCAGAAAGCCATGTATGCCCTGTTTATGATCCCTGTGATTTTTCAATATACTTTCCCATCAAGGCTTCGCAGCGATTCGCTGCACGTGCAGACTTGGGCATTGAGCCCGAACACGTTGTGTTGGTGCATCATGGTATCCTGCATCCGAATAAAGGGAATGAACGCATAATACGCGCTTTGGCCACGATGAAAGGCAAACAGCCCAATTTGCGATATCTTCTTGTTGGGGATGGCCCTGATATGGATCATCTGAAACGTCTCACGCGTGAACTTGAAATGGACGATGTCGTCCTTTTCACAGGCTGGCTACCAACATTGAAAGATGTTAATAATGCATTAAATGCGGGCGACATCGGTTTGGTAATGCGAACCGGGCAGCAGTCGGATGATTTTCATATGACTGGGGCGCTGGTTCACAGCATGGCAACAGGACTACCCGTTATCTCTGCGCATCTAGCCGGCGTGGCCGAAGTGATTCATGATAATGAAAACGGCTTTCTGTTTGCCCCTGACAACATGGATGAGTTTTGCGCTAAGTTGACGCAATTGATAGAAACGCCGGGAATTCGTGCTGAGTTTGGACAAAAAACGCTGACCCTCGCTCACGAAATATTTGATATGGAAAGCGTCGTTCGTTCGACCTGTATTCCTTTGTTGGCTCTGGCCAATCGACATAAAGGGAACGCAGAATCGCGAAAAGAATTAATTAAGTGA